From one Streptomyces sp. NBC_01478 genomic stretch:
- a CDS encoding DUF6401 family natural product biosynthesis protein: protein MSPLAKISSAYEPRFAEFAFEPAFTAAVDQHVAELRERLSAGGPDLTPPPPDHADLTDYALGFLDALAELDWREPVGHDYAVCRLTAISWLVHRHGLLPQQRRGD from the coding sequence ATGTCCCCTTTGGCCAAGATCAGCAGCGCGTACGAGCCCCGCTTCGCGGAGTTCGCCTTCGAGCCCGCCTTCACGGCCGCGGTGGACCAGCACGTCGCCGAGCTGCGGGAACGCCTCTCGGCGGGCGGCCCGGACCTCACGCCCCCGCCCCCGGACCACGCCGATCTCACGGACTACGCGCTCGGATTCCTGGACGCGCTCGCGGAGCTGGACTGGCGGGAGCCGGTCGGCCACGACTACGCGGTGTGCAGGCTGACCGCCATCAGTTGGCTGGTGCACCGCCACGGACTGCTGCCCCAGCAGCGGCGCGGTGACTGA